The following are encoded in a window of Gammaproteobacteria bacterium genomic DNA:
- the tyrS gene encoding tyrosine--tRNA ligase, which translates to MNDALQLIKRGSVELLVEKDLLAKLARSQSELKPLRVKAGFDPTAPDLHLGHTVVLNKLRQFQDLGHTAIFLIGDFTGMIGDPTGKNITRKPLSREEVAVNARTYREQIFKVLDPARTEIIFNSQWMDKMTAADLVGLAAKHTVARMLERDDFQQRYREGQPIAIHEFLYPLVQGYDSVALRADVELGGTDQKFNLLVGRQLQEAYGQEPQVVLTMPLLEGLDGVNKMSKSLGNYVGITDPPDEMFGKLMSVSDDLMWRYYELLSFRPMAEIERFKKEVADGVNPRDIKVRLALEIVTRFHSASTAKAAGEGFARRFRDRELPDEIPEVRLAAPDGRMVIASALKESGMTASASQAIQLIVQGAVRVDGERISDKKLSLQTGRSYLIQVGKRRIAKIRIV; encoded by the coding sequence ATGAATGACGCCCTGCAACTGATTAAACGTGGCAGCGTGGAGTTGCTGGTGGAGAAAGACCTCCTGGCCAAACTGGCGCGCAGTCAAAGTGAGCTCAAGCCATTGCGGGTCAAGGCGGGCTTTGATCCGACGGCGCCCGATCTGCATCTGGGTCATACCGTGGTGCTCAACAAGCTGCGCCAGTTTCAGGATTTGGGTCACACCGCGATTTTTCTCATCGGCGATTTCACCGGCATGATTGGCGATCCCACCGGCAAGAACATTACCCGCAAGCCGCTGTCGCGCGAGGAAGTTGCTGTCAACGCCCGCACCTACCGGGAACAAATCTTCAAGGTGCTCGATCCGGCGCGCACGGAAATCATTTTCAATTCGCAATGGATGGACAAGATGACGGCGGCCGATCTCGTCGGCCTCGCGGCGAAGCACACGGTGGCACGCATGCTGGAGCGCGACGATTTTCAGCAGCGCTACCGCGAGGGCCAGCCGATCGCCATCCATGAATTTCTCTATCCGCTGGTGCAGGGCTACGACTCGGTGGCGCTGAGGGCCGACGTCGAACTCGGCGGCACCGATCAGAAATTCAATCTGCTGGTGGGGCGCCAGTTGCAGGAAGCCTATGGCCAGGAACCACAAGTGGTGCTGACCATGCCGTTGCTGGAAGGACTGGACGGCGTCAACAAGATGTCGAAATCGCTCGGCAATTACGTTGGCATCACCGATCCGCCGGATGAAATGTTCGGCAAGCTGATGTCGGTTTCCGACGATCTGATGTGGCGCTATTACGAGTTGCTGAGCTTCCGCCCGATGGCGGAGATCGAACGTTTCAAGAAGGAAGTGGCGGATGGCGTCAATCCGCGCGACATCAAGGTGCGACTGGCGCTGGAGATCGTCACACGTTTCCACAGCGCGTCGACGGCCAAAGCGGCCGGGGAAGGCTTTGCCCGCCGGTTCCGCGACCGTGAACTGCCCGATGAAATTCCGGAAGTGCGACTCGCGGCTCCCGATGGACGTATGGTAATTGCTTCCGCACTCAAGGAGTCGGGCATGACCGCCAGCGCGTCGCAGGCGATACAGTTAATCGTGCAGGGCGCCGTGCGCGTGGATGGCGAGCGAATCAGCGATAAAAAATTATCACTGCAGACAGGTCGCAGCTACCTCATACAGGTCGGCAAGCGCCGCATCGCCAAAATCCGCATCGTGTGA
- a CDS encoding anhydro-N-acetylmuramic acid kinase — protein sequence MPLYLGLMSGTSMDATDCALVHITEGVVQLLGYRETPYAESLRARLDAARRQGNRLTVSEYAAVDVDVARAFAASALDLLAAHKVKADQIRAIGSHGQTLLHQPRAQPPYTVQAGDPNILAALTGITTVADFRRRDLAIGGQGAPLAPALHAALFRSADQDRCVANLGGIANVTLLPRDATQPVSGYDTGPGNALLDEWASRHLGAAMDTDGEWAASGRLVESLLDDLLADPYFSLPPPKSTGRDYFHLPWLEDRLRRHPNLRPADVQATLLALTACALAGAVLKSLPGTRELLICGGGAMNPPLMRAIEGALPGVKVMSTAACGYDPRCIEAMLCAWLAHRRLEGLPGNLPSVTGARADAVLGGVYYGRDKSSH from the coding sequence ATGCCCCTGTATTTAGGTCTGATGTCAGGCACCAGCATGGATGCCACGGATTGCGCGCTGGTTCATATCACGGAGGGTGTCGTGCAGTTGCTGGGCTACCGGGAGACGCCCTATGCCGAATCGCTGCGCGCGCGCCTGGACGCGGCCCGGCGGCAAGGAAACAGGTTGACGGTTTCAGAATACGCGGCGGTGGACGTTGATGTGGCCCGGGCCTTCGCCGCCTCGGCTCTGGACCTTCTCGCAGCACACAAGGTCAAGGCGGATCAAATCCGCGCCATCGGCAGCCACGGCCAGACGCTGCTGCATCAACCGCGGGCGCAGCCGCCGTACACCGTACAGGCCGGCGATCCGAACATCCTCGCCGCCTTGACCGGCATTACCACAGTCGCCGATTTTCGCCGCCGCGATCTGGCGATCGGCGGTCAGGGCGCACCGCTGGCGCCGGCCTTGCACGCTGCCCTGTTCCGGAGCGCCGATCAGGATCGCTGCGTGGCCAACCTCGGCGGTATCGCCAACGTCACGTTGTTGCCACGAGACGCGACACAGCCCGTCAGCGGCTATGACACCGGTCCGGGCAATGCGTTGCTCGACGAGTGGGCGTCGCGCCATCTGGGCGCGGCAATGGATACGGACGGCGAGTGGGCGGCCAGCGGCAGGCTTGTTGAATCATTGCTTGATGATTTGCTCGCCGACCCGTATTTTTCCCTGCCGCCGCCAAAAAGCACGGGGCGCGATTATTTTCATCTACCGTGGCTGGAGGATCGCCTCCGGCGACATCCAAATCTACGGCCTGCCGACGTGCAGGCGACGCTGCTGGCGCTGACGGCATGCGCCCTGGCCGGCGCTGTGCTGAAATCACTGCCAGGCACGCGTGAATTGCTGATTTGCGGCGGTGGGGCCATGAATCCGCCCTTGATGCGCGCGATCGAGGGCGCATTGCCCGGCGTGAAGGTGATGAGCACCGCCGCTTGTGGTTATGATCCGCGCTGTATCGAGGCCATGTTGTGCGCCTGGCTGGCGCACCGCCGGCTGGAAGGCCTGCCTGGAAATCTACCCTCCGTGACCGGCGCGC
- a CDS encoding peptidoglycan DD-metalloendopeptidase family protein: protein MTANSGVCLSVTIIRHIKYDYKIRLDWRGYEKRRAARGRHLLYLLAPAATALLVGMAYGKLGGPAANFASPAPVAEIGKPAEPPVSPTTIAPDDSGKLVFTLPPSHTLTEPTTVSVPPAPQEPSAPIETAAATGDGSSIGPEAPQNEEEDEWQTVTVRDGDNLALIFDRLDLDAGDLDQIMRLGKDTEALKHLSLNQELRLRIRDDRFMELLHPIDHRRTLHVARVDDHFTAEIVVEELDARPVHVTGTIDRSLFEAGQKAGLSDNLIMQLADVFGYDIDFVLDLRPGDRFTVLYDELYKNGKKVKDGNILAAEFVNDGRTYRAVRYEEEEGRAAYYSPDGHSLRTAFLRTPVAFTRITSYFSRARMHPILHRMRAHQGVDYAAPKGTPVKATGDGRIIFAGWQGGYGNVIMVQHSGSYSTVYGHLNGYAKGIKTGVSVRQGQTIGYVGMTGLATGPHLHYEFRVNGVHRDPLKVALPKSLPVAAEHLPDFQEKTRPLLAQLDEITNTRRTASAEAANTAAAKDKMAATDNPVSR, encoded by the coding sequence TTGACGGCAAATTCCGGGGTCTGCCTGAGCGTGACCATCATCCGGCATATAAAATACGATTACAAAATTCGCCTGGACTGGCGCGGCTACGAGAAGCGGCGCGCGGCGCGCGGCCGCCATTTGCTGTATCTGCTGGCCCCCGCCGCCACTGCGTTGCTGGTCGGCATGGCCTACGGCAAGCTGGGCGGACCCGCCGCTAATTTTGCCTCACCGGCGCCTGTGGCCGAAATCGGCAAACCGGCGGAACCCCCCGTGTCGCCCACCACCATTGCGCCGGATGATTCCGGAAAATTGGTCTTCACATTGCCGCCATCCCACACACTCACCGAGCCAACAACGGTTTCCGTGCCGCCCGCTCCGCAGGAGCCAAGCGCGCCTATCGAGACCGCCGCCGCGACCGGCGATGGATCCTCCATCGGCCCGGAGGCGCCGCAAAACGAGGAGGAGGACGAGTGGCAGACAGTGACCGTTCGCGACGGTGACAATCTGGCGTTGATCTTCGATCGCCTGGATCTCGACGCCGGCGACCTGGATCAGATCATGCGCCTGGGCAAGGATACCGAGGCGCTCAAACATTTGAGCCTCAATCAGGAATTGCGCCTTCGGATCAGGGATGACCGCTTCATGGAATTGCTGCACCCCATCGATCACCGCCGGACGCTGCATGTCGCCCGTGTTGATGACCATTTCACCGCCGAGATCGTTGTAGAAGAACTCGATGCTCGTCCGGTACACGTCACCGGTACGATCGACAGATCCCTCTTCGAGGCCGGCCAGAAGGCCGGTCTTTCGGACAACCTGATCATGCAGCTGGCGGATGTGTTCGGTTATGACATCGACTTCGTGCTGGACCTGCGGCCGGGCGATCGCTTCACGGTGCTGTACGACGAACTGTACAAGAACGGCAAAAAGGTCAAGGACGGCAATATTCTCGCCGCCGAATTCGTCAACGACGGGCGGACCTATCGCGCGGTGCGTTACGAGGAGGAGGAAGGACGCGCCGCCTATTACTCGCCGGATGGCCACAGCCTGCGTACGGCCTTTTTACGCACGCCGGTGGCCTTCACACGCATCACCTCGTACTTCAGCCGTGCGCGTATGCACCCCATCCTGCACCGGATGCGGGCGCATCAGGGCGTGGATTACGCCGCGCCCAAGGGCACGCCGGTCAAGGCCACGGGCGACGGCAGGATCATTTTCGCCGGCTGGCAGGGCGGTTACGGCAACGTCATCATGGTCCAGCACAGCGGCAGTTACAGCACCGTGTACGGCCATCTCAACGGCTATGCGAAGGGCATCAAGACGGGCGTCAGCGTGCGCCAGGGACAGACCATCGGCTATGTCGGCATGACCGGGCTCGCCACCGGCCCGCACCTGCATTACGAATTTCGCGTCAACGGCGTGCACCGCGATCCGCTCAAGGTCGCGCTGCCCAAGTCGCTGCCCGTCGCCGCGGAACACCTGCCCGATTTTCAGGAGAAGACCCGCCCGCTGCTGGCGCAGCTTGATGAGATCACCAACACCCGGCGAACAGCCTCCGCTGAAGCAGCGAATACCGCGGCGGCCAAAGACAAGATGGCCGCCACCGACAACCCCGTATCACGTTAA